One stretch of Siphonobacter curvatus DNA includes these proteins:
- a CDS encoding gluconate:H+ symporter, protein MPLLLTFLAIVLLIILIAYVRLDTFLAFLIICIGLGLASGMEVTAVGQAIRKGIGDTLGDLVLIVGFGAMLGKLVAESGAAQRITDALVLVFGTKNLPWGMALAGFVIGIPLFYNAGFVIVFPLIVAVSVSARVPILTVGIPMLSALSVAHGYLPPHPSPAAIAGRFNADLGKVLLYGIAIAIPAIAIAGPIFGRTLRQYSPTLDPDLLSVKKLPADQLPSLGISMFTALLPVILLAITTIFKPYLPPNPVIQLISEPYFGMFLSVLVAMYTLGLARGQSMKMVTKQLEEAFKGCSPILLVVAGASALKEIMQSAGISTFLGQQLQQLPVSPLVLGWAMAGLIRICVGSATVAGLTAVGIIAPLLAARPEVSPELMVLSIGAGSLMCSHFNDGGFWLYKEYFNLSIKDTLKTWTVMETMVSIIGLVGVLIINAFI, encoded by the coding sequence ATGCCTCTACTGCTCACCTTTCTGGCTATTGTTCTCCTTATTATTCTCATTGCGTACGTACGACTGGATACCTTTCTGGCTTTTCTGATTATCTGTATCGGTCTGGGTCTGGCCAGTGGTATGGAAGTAACCGCCGTCGGGCAGGCCATCCGAAAGGGAATCGGCGATACGCTCGGCGATCTGGTGCTAATTGTGGGCTTTGGGGCCATGCTCGGTAAACTGGTGGCCGAAAGCGGTGCGGCCCAACGAATTACGGATGCACTCGTACTGGTATTCGGGACCAAAAACTTACCCTGGGGCATGGCTCTGGCGGGCTTCGTCATCGGCATTCCGCTGTTCTATAACGCCGGTTTCGTGATTGTCTTTCCTTTGATCGTGGCCGTTTCGGTATCGGCCCGCGTACCTATTCTGACGGTGGGCATTCCCATGCTTTCGGCCTTGTCGGTGGCTCACGGGTATCTGCCACCCCATCCTTCGCCAGCAGCCATTGCCGGACGTTTTAATGCAGATTTGGGAAAGGTACTGCTCTACGGAATTGCGATTGCCATTCCCGCCATCGCGATTGCCGGACCCATTTTTGGGCGGACCCTTCGTCAATATAGCCCTACGCTTGATCCGGATTTGTTATCGGTAAAGAAATTGCCCGCGGACCAACTGCCTAGTCTGGGGATTAGTATGTTTACCGCTTTACTACCGGTGATTTTGCTGGCCATTACGACCATTTTTAAGCCGTATTTACCGCCTAATCCAGTTATTCAACTGATCAGCGAACCGTACTTTGGTATGTTTCTTTCAGTACTGGTCGCCATGTACACCCTGGGCCTGGCTCGGGGTCAGTCCATGAAAATGGTAACAAAGCAGTTGGAAGAAGCTTTCAAGGGCTGTTCGCCAATCTTGTTAGTGGTGGCCGGAGCCTCGGCCCTGAAGGAAATCATGCAGTCAGCGGGCATTAGTACCTTTCTGGGGCAGCAGTTACAGCAATTGCCCGTCTCGCCGCTCGTATTGGGTTGGGCCATGGCGGGCCTTATTCGTATCTGTGTGGGTTCGGCTACGGTAGCGGGTCTGACGGCCGTTGGCATCATTGCCCCCCTGCTGGCGGCCCGTCCGGAGGTTTCGCCCGAGCTGATGGTATTATCCATCGGAGCCGGCAGTCTGATGTGCTCGCACTTCAACGACGGCGGTTTCTGGTTATATAAAGAGTATTTTAATCTAAGTATTAAAGATACGCTGAAGACCTGGACGGTGATGGAGACCATGGTTTCGATTATTGGTCTGGTAGGCGTTCTGATTATCAATGCTTTTATCTAA
- a CDS encoding D-TA family PLP-dependent enzyme → MTEDWFTLHHPDLVPSPGIVFYQDRIRRNIAIMVAIAGSPERLIPHTKTHKTIEILKLQLEVGITKFKVSTIAEAEMAAMAGAPWVLLAYPVVGPNVARWHQLMQQYPETSFQALVDNPITAHAIHTYFGEEKAPVFIDVNNGMDRTGVEVENLQSLIDYVHTLPSLELKGLHIYDGHIRNTDFEERKEVVDAAYQRVMDAIQVDENWMIITGGTPSFTVHALRTGTYLSPGTCLLWDWGYDDLLEEQPFEWAALLVTRVVSKPAEGLITIDLGHKAVAAENPVNRRVKFLNLAEYELLSQSEEHGVVRVSSWESIEVGDLLYGVPYHICPTVALHETATVVENGEVVDEWTIISRKRKITI, encoded by the coding sequence ATGACTGAAGATTGGTTCACGCTCCATCATCCTGACCTAGTTCCTTCACCCGGTATTGTATTCTATCAGGATCGGATTCGCCGGAATATTGCCATCATGGTGGCGATTGCCGGAAGTCCGGAGCGACTCATACCGCATACCAAAACCCACAAAACCATTGAAATCCTAAAGCTCCAGTTGGAGGTGGGTATTACGAAATTTAAAGTTTCGACCATCGCCGAAGCCGAAATGGCCGCCATGGCCGGAGCCCCCTGGGTGTTACTGGCGTATCCGGTAGTGGGACCGAATGTAGCCCGTTGGCACCAGCTAATGCAGCAGTATCCGGAAACGAGCTTCCAGGCTTTAGTCGATAACCCGATTACAGCTCACGCGATCCATACCTATTTTGGCGAGGAAAAAGCTCCAGTTTTTATCGATGTAAACAATGGCATGGATCGTACCGGGGTAGAAGTAGAAAATCTACAAAGCCTGATCGACTATGTGCATACGCTGCCCAGCCTGGAACTGAAAGGTCTGCACATCTACGACGGCCATATCCGTAATACAGATTTTGAAGAACGGAAGGAAGTTGTAGACGCCGCCTATCAACGCGTAATGGATGCCATTCAGGTCGATGAAAACTGGATGATCATTACCGGAGGCACGCCTTCATTCACCGTACACGCCCTGCGGACGGGTACTTATCTGAGTCCGGGTACCTGTCTACTGTGGGATTGGGGTTACGATGATTTGCTGGAAGAACAACCCTTTGAGTGGGCCGCTTTGCTGGTAACGCGGGTCGTATCGAAACCCGCCGAAGGGCTGATTACCATCGATCTGGGGCATAAAGCAGTAGCGGCCGAAAATCCAGTCAACCGACGGGTGAAGTTTCTTAATTTGGCGGAGTACGAATTACTCAGCCAGAGTGAGGAACATGGCGTAGTGCGAGTCAGTAGCTGGGAATCCATCGAGGTAGGCGATCTACTCTACGGCGTGCCGTATCACATTTGCCCGACCGTAGCCCTGCACGAAACGGCAACTGTAGTGGAAAATGGGGAAGTTGTAGACGAATGGACTATTATATCACGAAAGCGAAAAATTACCATTTAA
- a CDS encoding aldo/keto reductase encodes MQKRALGKSNIEVAPLAFGGNVFGWTIDETTSFEILDAFVAAGFNFIDTADVYSRWVPGNIGGESETILGKWMKQRNNREQIILATKIGADNGKGHPDVSKAYILKGVEDSLRRLQTEYIDLYQTHYDNESTPVEETLEAYDQLVKAGKVRIIGTSNMSPERLKASLQASEKNGYPRYETLQPNYSLVERKEYEESYEPIVLEHQLSTINYYSLASGFLTGKYRSEADLAKSQRGQGVKKYLNEQGLGILKALDEVAEEYKVTPASVALAWLMARPSVAAPIASATSLNQLQSFIQAAELSLRTEAIEKLDQASDWK; translated from the coding sequence ATGCAAAAAAGAGCATTAGGAAAATCGAACATTGAAGTAGCACCGCTGGCCTTTGGCGGAAACGTATTTGGCTGGACCATCGACGAAACGACTTCATTTGAAATACTCGACGCTTTTGTAGCGGCTGGCTTTAATTTTATTGATACGGCTGATGTGTATTCCCGTTGGGTACCAGGCAACATTGGCGGCGAATCGGAGACGATTCTGGGCAAATGGATGAAGCAGCGTAACAATCGCGAACAAATCATTCTGGCCACTAAAATCGGAGCCGACAACGGCAAAGGCCATCCGGACGTTTCCAAAGCCTACATCTTAAAGGGTGTGGAAGACTCCCTGCGTCGCTTGCAAACGGAGTACATTGACCTTTATCAGACGCACTACGACAACGAAAGTACGCCCGTCGAAGAAACGCTCGAAGCGTACGATCAACTGGTGAAAGCGGGTAAAGTACGCATTATCGGTACGTCAAACATGAGTCCCGAACGACTGAAAGCTTCGCTACAGGCCAGCGAAAAAAACGGGTATCCTCGCTACGAAACGCTACAACCCAATTATAGTCTGGTGGAGCGGAAGGAATACGAAGAAAGCTACGAGCCGATTGTACTAGAGCATCAACTCAGTACGATCAACTATTATTCCTTAGCCAGTGGATTTCTCACGGGTAAGTACCGCTCCGAGGCTGACTTAGCGAAAAGTCAACGCGGTCAGGGCGTGAAGAAATACCTCAACGAGCAGGGGCTAGGAATTTTAAAAGCCTTGGATGAAGTGGCAGAAGAATACAAAGTCACGCCCGCCAGTGTAGCCCTGGCCTGGCTGATGGCCCGGCCTTCTGTGGCAGCTCCCATTGCCAGTGCTACGAGTTTAAATCAGTTACAGTCGTTCATCCAGGCGGCAGAATTATCGCTCCGTACGGAGGCGATCGAAAAGCTGGATCAGGCGAGTGACTGGAAGTAG
- a CDS encoding DoxX family protein, whose amino-acid sequence MSLYLMSLLYVVAGILHFVRPQTYLRIMPPSIPAPLAMVYLSGFAELVLGLALLVPSLRTWAAWGIILLLIAVFPANWYMATSGKFTNIPAWILWARLPLQGVLIYWAYTFTK is encoded by the coding sequence ATGAGCCTCTACCTGATGTCCTTGCTCTACGTCGTTGCGGGTATTCTGCACTTCGTACGCCCGCAGACGTATCTGCGAATCATGCCTCCTTCCATTCCCGCTCCATTAGCTATGGTGTACTTAAGCGGCTTTGCTGAACTGGTACTGGGCCTGGCTTTGCTGGTGCCCTCGCTTCGAACCTGGGCGGCCTGGGGTATTATTCTCCTGTTAATTGCGGTATTCCCAGCCAACTGGTACATGGCTACTTCCGGAAAGTTCACTAATATCCCCGCCTGGATTCTCTGGGCTCGACTGCCTTTGCAAGGGGTGCTGATTTACTGGGCCTATACCTTTACCAAATAA
- a CDS encoding RNA polymerase sigma factor, with the protein MVSDQQLWNALLDGDCEAWGILYRRQYRPLRSWALRRFADSAMVEDALQDLFLWIWQHRRNLNRHAPLTPYLKFSLRNQILKLLPANHISLSQETDAFDLITESCPESGLIEREAESSWQRFTRQSLNSLPRRKRQVMELRYHEGFSIEEISERTGLQYQSVVNAVQLSVSHLRNRALEAGYNYQVFRRKSR; encoded by the coding sequence GTGGTTTCTGATCAACAACTCTGGAATGCCTTACTGGACGGCGATTGTGAAGCGTGGGGCATCCTGTACCGCCGTCAGTACCGCCCGTTACGATCCTGGGCTCTGCGACGCTTTGCTGATTCGGCGATGGTTGAAGATGCACTCCAGGATTTATTTCTGTGGATCTGGCAACATCGCCGAAACCTCAATCGCCATGCTCCGCTGACACCTTATCTGAAATTTTCGCTTCGAAATCAGATTTTAAAGCTCTTACCCGCCAATCACATTTCGCTGAGTCAAGAAACGGACGCCTTTGATCTGATTACGGAAAGTTGCCCCGAAAGTGGATTGATTGAACGCGAAGCCGAAAGTTCCTGGCAACGCTTTACGCGGCAGTCGCTCAACAGCCTGCCCCGCCGGAAGCGTCAGGTCATGGAGCTACGTTACCACGAAGGGTTTTCAATTGAAGAAATTTCAGAACGTACGGGCCTGCAGTATCAGTCGGTGGTCAATGCCGTACAGCTTTCGGTCAGTCACTTGCGGAACCGGGCACTGGAAGCGGGGTATAACTATCAAGTTTTTCGACGAAAATCCCGTTGA
- a CDS encoding AraC family transcriptional regulator, which produces MKPVYHRFNFEGSASFGMRQVVEPFFYNRWHYHPELEITWVQQGSGTRLVGDHVEAFEAGELIILGANLPHLWRSDEAYFKPDNTELCSSLSIHFAENFAGKEFNTLPETKPLRDLFLKAERGLKVTGATQQAVQKRMQECATGDDLYRLVGLLDILRLLADSKDLVPLASIGYGVPNDLLDTERLAKVYHYTFTHFASKITLEEIAAEAALNPPSFCRYFKSRMRKTYTEFLAEVRIGQACKLLISSDWPVAQVCYESGYANFSHFNRHFKRITSYTPIEYRRAYQKA; this is translated from the coding sequence ATGAAACCCGTTTATCACCGCTTTAATTTCGAAGGAAGTGCCTCGTTTGGGATGCGACAGGTCGTAGAGCCGTTTTTCTACAATCGCTGGCATTACCACCCGGAACTGGAAATTACCTGGGTACAGCAGGGGAGTGGTACGCGGCTCGTGGGTGACCACGTGGAGGCTTTTGAAGCGGGAGAGCTGATTATATTAGGTGCTAACTTACCCCATTTGTGGCGTTCAGACGAAGCCTACTTTAAACCGGATAATACGGAGTTGTGTAGTTCGCTTTCCATTCATTTCGCCGAAAATTTTGCCGGAAAAGAATTCAATACCTTGCCCGAGACGAAGCCCCTACGCGATCTGTTCCTGAAAGCCGAACGCGGTTTGAAAGTAACAGGAGCGACGCAACAGGCTGTGCAAAAACGAATGCAGGAATGTGCCACTGGCGATGACTTGTACCGACTGGTAGGCCTGTTGGATATTTTACGCCTGCTAGCTGATTCGAAAGATTTGGTTCCCTTGGCTAGTATCGGCTACGGTGTACCGAACGATTTGCTGGATACCGAACGGCTGGCTAAAGTATACCATTACACCTTTACCCATTTTGCCAGTAAGATTACACTGGAAGAGATTGCCGCCGAAGCTGCCCTGAACCCACCTTCCTTCTGCCGATATTTCAAAAGTCGGATGCGAAAGACCTATACCGAATTTTTGGCGGAGGTACGCATTGGGCAGGCTTGCAAGTTACTGATCTCCAGCGACTGGCCCGTCGCTCAGGTATGCTATGAGAGCGGATACGCTAACTTCTCGCATTTTAATCGGCATTTCAAACGTATTACGAGTTATACACCCATTGAGTACCGCCGGGCCTATCAAAAAGCATAA
- a CDS encoding DUF6600 domain-containing protein, with protein sequence MKTIRIFALICFVFAGVGRLAAQPGVSISFATFYNELSPYGEWIQNPQYGQVWVPNAGPDFQPYGTAGHWEMTEYGNTWVSDYPWGWAPFHYGRWQMDPYRGWVWVPDYEWGPAWVGWRNGGGYYGWAPLGPGMNISININLPWNYWTFVPQRYILSPRIYSYCVPRTQVVNIYHNTTIINNVYRYNNRSYAAGPRAYDIQRATGRNVDVRRADDFGRRAGFYDRGSMSGRNDRFDRNQGQWNGNNPGRNSDNRPVNWNNGNSNTTDSRPTPDRSNPNVYRRGNSDYNASFDANNRPKRETGTSQGNGTNPWNADRNGDRGTDPTNSSGNGRPNREGSNPWNSDRTAVPNPQPSRESNPFGGSRPDREASNPWNSGRTTMPNNQPNRESNPFGGSRPERSVPNRESFPDFRSNRQSPMNSPSEGRSWGGGMRQSSPEGQGGGFSRGGGNAMPQQAPAQPQPGGGGMRSRGSRN encoded by the coding sequence ATGAAAACAATCCGTATTTTCGCTCTGATCTGCTTCGTTTTTGCTGGCGTAGGCCGCCTTGCCGCCCAGCCCGGCGTAAGCATTTCCTTTGCGACTTTCTATAATGAATTGTCACCGTACGGTGAATGGATTCAGAATCCGCAGTACGGTCAGGTCTGGGTACCCAATGCGGGTCCCGACTTTCAGCCCTATGGTACGGCCGGACACTGGGAAATGACCGAATACGGAAATACCTGGGTATCGGATTATCCCTGGGGTTGGGCTCCTTTTCACTACGGTCGCTGGCAAATGGACCCGTACCGGGGTTGGGTCTGGGTTCCCGATTACGAATGGGGACCGGCCTGGGTAGGTTGGCGAAATGGAGGCGGATACTACGGCTGGGCTCCGCTTGGACCGGGTATGAACATTAGCATTAACATTAACCTACCCTGGAACTACTGGACGTTCGTACCGCAGCGGTACATTTTAAGCCCGCGGATTTACAGCTATTGCGTACCCCGTACGCAGGTGGTAAACATCTATCATAATACGACGATCATCAATAACGTGTATCGGTACAACAACCGCTCTTACGCTGCGGGGCCCCGAGCCTACGATATTCAGCGGGCTACGGGCCGTAACGTGGATGTTCGTCGGGCGGATGATTTCGGTCGTCGGGCTGGTTTCTACGATCGGGGTAGTATGAGCGGCCGGAATGATCGCTTTGATCGGAATCAGGGCCAATGGAATGGCAACAACCCAGGGAGAAATTCGGATAATCGTCCGGTGAACTGGAACAACGGAAATTCTAATACTACCGATTCCCGGCCGACTCCGGACCGCTCGAATCCTAACGTTTATCGTCGCGGCAATTCCGATTATAATGCTTCGTTCGACGCGAACAATCGTCCGAAACGGGAAACGGGGACCAGTCAGGGAAACGGAACCAACCCCTGGAATGCCGATCGGAACGGTGATCGTGGAACTGATCCCACTAATTCCTCCGGAAATGGCCGACCTAACCGCGAAGGCAGTAATCCCTGGAATTCTGATCGTACGGCTGTGCCAAATCCTCAACCCAGTCGCGAGTCTAATCCATTCGGCGGCAGTCGACCTGATCGTGAAGCCAGTAACCCCTGGAACTCCGGTCGTACTACCATGCCGAATAACCAGCCCAATCGCGAGTCCAATCCTTTTGGTGGCAGTCGCCCCGAACGGAGTGTTCCAAACCGGGAATCATTTCCCGACTTCCGGAGTAATCGGCAATCGCCGATGAATAGTCCCTCCGAAGGTCGTTCCTGGGGCGGTGGCATGCGACAATCGTCGCCCGAAGGCCAGGGCGGTGGGTTTTCCAGAGGTGGAGGAAACGCGATGCCCCAGCAAGCTCCTGCCCAACCACAACCGGGTGGCGGTGGCATGCGTTCACGAGGTAGTAGAAATTAA
- a CDS encoding sugar phosphate isomerase/epimerase family protein, translating to MKKALLFLGSLLLASSLFAQKTPESKSGWMLGAQSYSFRLFPFAEALRKIDSCGLKYVEAFPSQQIGGGVTGTMNFTMDASTRQAVKKMLKDRGITLVAYGVVRAKDEAEWKALFEFAKEMGIRNINSEPDVKQMPYIGKLAQQYKINVALHNHPKPSHYWHPDSVLAVIGNNPYLGSCSDIGHWVRSGLNPVACLKQLQGRVLGMHFKDLEEKAPKTHDVVWGTGVCDIPAVIAEMKRQKFKGPISAEYEYHWENNAPEIAESVKNFRTIYTKGSIK from the coding sequence ATGAAAAAAGCCTTACTCTTCCTGGGCAGCCTGTTGCTGGCCAGTAGTCTGTTCGCTCAGAAAACGCCCGAATCCAAATCAGGCTGGATGCTCGGAGCCCAGTCGTATTCGTTCCGGCTCTTTCCTTTCGCCGAAGCCCTACGAAAAATTGATAGTTGCGGTCTGAAATACGTCGAAGCTTTTCCCTCGCAGCAAATTGGTGGAGGAGTAACGGGTACCATGAACTTCACCATGGATGCAAGTACACGGCAGGCGGTGAAAAAAATGCTTAAAGATCGGGGCATTACGCTGGTAGCGTATGGCGTAGTTCGGGCCAAAGACGAAGCGGAATGGAAAGCCCTGTTCGAGTTTGCCAAAGAAATGGGCATTCGGAACATCAATTCCGAGCCGGACGTGAAGCAAATGCCGTATATCGGCAAACTGGCCCAGCAATACAAAATCAACGTGGCCTTGCACAATCACCCCAAACCTTCCCACTACTGGCATCCTGACTCCGTACTGGCCGTGATTGGAAATAACCCGTACCTGGGTTCCTGCTCGGATATTGGGCACTGGGTACGCTCAGGTTTGAATCCGGTAGCGTGTTTGAAACAACTCCAGGGACGCGTATTGGGCATGCATTTTAAGGATCTGGAAGAAAAGGCTCCGAAGACGCACGATGTCGTTTGGGGAACGGGTGTTTGTGATATTCCGGCCGTCATTGCTGAAATGAAACGCCAGAAATTCAAAGGTCCCATTTCGGCGGAATATGAATACCACTGGGAGAATAACGCTCCCGAAATTGCCGAAAGTGTCAAAAACTTCCGGACTATCTATACGAAGGGAAGTATAAAGTAA
- a CDS encoding NAD(P)/FAD-dependent oxidoreductase translates to MLDLKDLSLNIPETTKPRVVIIGGGFGGINLAQKLPGKQFQVVMLDKQNYHGFWPLLYQVATAGLEADAIAEPLRKMFDEDYEDFHFRPVRVTSVNPATKTISTLIGDLSYDYLIIATGTKSNFFGNDQIKQNSFPLKKITDALNLRSQILQCFEKANMTTNAALRQSLLNIVIVGGGPTGVETAGALAEMRKHVLPGDYPGMDFTKMNIYLVEGLDRVLPPMSPESSKKTQAYLEKMGVIVKTKTLVESYDGEVVTFKGGEQIQTQTLVWAAGVAGATLPGIPQEIIQRGGRYPVNLFNQIEGYTDIFAIGDIAMMKSEKYPNGHPGVAQPAIQQGQHLAKNLKRLLAGQELQPFSYFDKGSLAIIGRARAVADLPGKITLGGIIAWFAWLFVHIYYLIGFRNKLVVLSNWLYRFFTYERGTRLIIRPFIRKGDKATETFMKQQAAD, encoded by the coding sequence ATGCTTGATTTAAAAGATCTTTCGCTAAATATTCCAGAAACCACTAAACCCCGCGTGGTCATCATTGGGGGCGGTTTTGGAGGAATTAACCTGGCTCAAAAGCTTCCGGGGAAGCAGTTCCAGGTGGTTATGCTGGATAAACAGAACTATCACGGGTTCTGGCCGCTGCTGTACCAGGTGGCTACGGCTGGTCTGGAAGCGGATGCGATCGCCGAACCGCTTCGGAAGATGTTCGATGAAGATTACGAAGACTTTCATTTCCGTCCGGTACGCGTAACGAGTGTTAATCCAGCCACGAAAACGATCAGTACGCTGATTGGTGACCTCAGCTACGATTACCTGATCATTGCTACCGGTACGAAATCGAACTTTTTCGGTAACGACCAGATCAAGCAGAATTCATTTCCATTAAAGAAAATTACCGATGCCCTGAACCTGCGGAGCCAAATTCTGCAGTGTTTTGAAAAGGCGAATATGACTACGAACGCGGCTCTGCGGCAGAGTTTGCTCAACATCGTTATCGTAGGAGGTGGTCCCACGGGTGTAGAAACGGCGGGTGCTTTAGCCGAAATGCGGAAGCACGTACTGCCCGGTGACTATCCCGGCATGGACTTCACTAAAATGAACATCTATCTGGTGGAAGGCCTTGACCGCGTACTGCCGCCAATGTCGCCCGAATCCAGTAAGAAAACGCAAGCGTACCTGGAGAAAATGGGAGTTATCGTGAAAACGAAAACGCTCGTTGAATCCTATGACGGCGAAGTCGTAACCTTCAAAGGCGGTGAGCAAATCCAGACGCAGACGCTCGTATGGGCTGCTGGAGTAGCGGGTGCCACCCTGCCCGGTATTCCCCAGGAAATCATCCAACGGGGCGGTCGGTACCCTGTGAACCTGTTCAATCAGATTGAAGGCTACACGGATATTTTCGCGATCGGTGATATCGCGATGATGAAGTCGGAGAAGTATCCGAATGGTCACCCCGGCGTTGCTCAACCCGCCATTCAGCAGGGTCAACACCTGGCCAAAAACCTGAAACGCCTGTTGGCTGGACAGGAATTGCAACCGTTCAGCTACTTCGACAAAGGTTCTCTGGCAATTATTGGCCGGGCCCGTGCTGTTGCGGATTTACCGGGTAAAATCACCCTGGGAGGTATCATTGCTTGGTTTGCTTGGCTATTCGTTCACATTTACTACCTGATTGGTTTCCGTAACAAACTGGTCGTATTGAGCAACTGGCTGTACCGTTTCTTCACCTACGAACGTGGTACACGTCTGATCATTCGTCCGTTTATCCGGAAGGGCGATAAGGCTACCGAAACGTTCATGAAACAGCAGGCGGCTGATTAA
- a CDS encoding LLM class flavin-dependent oxidoreductase, with product MSKSIKLSILDQSPVRKGGSARDALQQTITVARQADQWGYTRFWVSEHHNAAAIAGSAPEVLMVKLADETQQIRIGSGGVMLPNHSALKVAENFRLLESLFPRRIDLGMGRAPGGDRISSALLNPSNDFSEQSYRQQLDYLQTFFTDSAGTQYGPVLAVPQADTIPAQWILSSSGGSSQLAAEYGMGLAVARFINGQVAPRIVEAYKRDFRPSEFMPEPSALLALFVICADTEEKAQQLRKVLEYRLIQMDKGRFEGVDDYETIKDYEFTLAEEDRLRFFHADRIVSGTPEQVKEELTQLANEYDLDEIMASTMTYHFEDRLRSFELLAQAFSTTVVTNHQLF from the coding sequence ATGAGCAAGTCTATTAAGCTTAGTATCCTAGATCAGTCGCCCGTGCGGAAGGGCGGCTCTGCCCGCGATGCCTTACAACAGACTATTACGGTAGCCCGACAGGCTGATCAGTGGGGATATACTCGTTTCTGGGTTTCCGAACACCATAATGCCGCTGCCATTGCCGGTTCAGCACCGGAAGTGCTGATGGTAAAACTGGCGGACGAAACGCAGCAAATCCGGATTGGCTCCGGTGGCGTGATGCTGCCGAATCATAGTGCCCTGAAAGTAGCCGAAAACTTCCGTTTGCTTGAATCACTGTTTCCTAGACGCATCGACCTGGGGATGGGTCGTGCTCCGGGTGGAGACCGGATTTCGTCCGCGTTGCTCAATCCGTCGAACGATTTCAGTGAGCAAAGTTACCGTCAACAGCTCGATTATCTGCAAACTTTCTTTACGGATTCCGCCGGAACGCAATATGGTCCCGTTTTGGCCGTACCGCAGGCCGATACAATTCCGGCCCAGTGGATTCTGAGTTCGAGTGGGGGAAGCAGTCAGCTGGCCGCTGAATATGGGATGGGATTGGCCGTGGCCCGGTTCATCAACGGGCAGGTTGCACCCCGAATCGTGGAGGCCTACAAGCGGGATTTCCGACCATCCGAATTCATGCCCGAACCCTCGGCTTTGCTGGCTCTATTCGTGATTTGTGCGGATACGGAAGAAAAAGCCCAACAGCTGCGGAAGGTATTGGAATACCGCTTGATTCAAATGGACAAAGGCCGTTTTGAAGGGGTGGATGACTACGAAACGATTAAGGATTATGAGTTTACATTGGCCGAAGAAGACCGACTCCGCTTTTTCCACGCCGACCGTATCGTTTCGGGTACGCCCGAGCAGGTGAAGGAGGAACTTACGCAATTGGCGAATGAATATGATTTGGATGAAATCATGGCTTCTACCATGACGTATCATTTTGAAGATCGGCTTCGATCCTTTGAGCTACTGGCTCAAGCCTTCAGCACGACGGTGGTGACGAATCATCAGTTGTTTTGA
- a CDS encoding OBAP family protein: MNVHSCTTVLVLSALLLACGGKNTPSNVETPGKEKTTKDKVLEAGADLLQDKRPLKALDMYLDGFHFYNGDMKGQMEAHHYCRQINNDCIQCVIFDGNGADAKIMGVEYIVSEEVFKTLPADERKLWHSHHHEVKSGTLIAPGIPEVAEHELMEKLVSTYGKTFHTWHTDKDLVLPMGHPMVMMGFTQEGQLQDSLVAARDKRFGISTAEKKENRADIPTPAIQAGANAWEKGEIRQLKVTDDYKGVLSHHHLN, from the coding sequence ATGAATGTTCATTCCTGTACCACTGTGCTGGTTTTGTCCGCCCTGCTGCTGGCTTGCGGCGGTAAGAATACTCCTTCCAATGTGGAGACGCCGGGCAAGGAGAAAACGACCAAAGACAAAGTGCTCGAAGCCGGAGCCGATCTATTACAGGACAAACGTCCCCTGAAGGCTCTGGACATGTATCTAGATGGATTTCATTTTTACAACGGGGACATGAAGGGACAGATGGAGGCCCACCACTACTGTCGGCAAATCAACAATGACTGTATTCAATGCGTCATTTTCGACGGAAACGGAGCCGATGCGAAGATTATGGGGGTGGAGTACATTGTCTCCGAAGAGGTCTTTAAAACCCTTCCCGCCGACGAGCGTAAGCTCTGGCATAGTCACCACCACGAAGTAAAATCGGGTACGCTCATTGCTCCGGGCATTCCGGAAGTAGCCGAACACGAACTCATGGAAAAGCTGGTAAGTACCTACGGCAAGACGTTCCATACCTGGCATACCGACAAAGATCTGGTATTGCCGATGGGGCATCCGATGGTAATGATGGGGTTCACGCAGGAGGGGCAGTTGCAGGATAGTTTAGTAGCGGCCCGCGACAAACGCTTTGGTATTTCAACGGCTGAAAAGAAAGAGAACCGTGCGGATATTCCTACGCCCGCCATTCAGGCCGGAGCAAATGCCTGGGAAAAAGGCGAAATCCGTCAGCTAAAGGTAACGGATGACTATAAGGGTGTACTATCACATCACCATCTCAACTAG